In Nymphaea colorata isolate Beijing-Zhang1983 chromosome 13, ASM883128v2, whole genome shotgun sequence, one DNA window encodes the following:
- the LOC116266601 gene encoding peroxidase 43 yields the protein MAAEAIILFFSLSLLLCDSWGALQVGFYASTCPSAESIVASTVQSSVNADKTIAASLLRLHFHDCFVQGCDGSILIDGPTAEKRSGPHAGVRGYELIEGVKSQLEQMCPGVVSCSDIVAMAARDAIALSGGPRYDVETGRRDGRVSAISDASIMPDVDDSIDVLKSKFASKGLSAADLVLLSGGGHTIGTTACFFMTKRLYSFTPDGGPDPSIEPSFLPELQATCPQNGDVNVRLAIDRGSQTAFDESILNNIRSGFAVLASDAQLYQDQTTQSVVDSYVDSFGSGFGPSFNQDFADAMVRLGRLGVKTGGEGEIRRVCAQFN from the exons ATGGCTGCAGAGGCTATaattctcttcttctctctcagTTTACTGCTATGTGATTCATGGGGTGCACTTCAGGTTGGCTTCTATGCCTCAACCTGCCCTTCTGCAGAGTCCATTGTGGCTTCCACCGTTCAGTCTTCTGTCAATGCCGACAAGACCATAGCCGCTTCCCTTCTCCGCCTACACTTCCATGACTGCTTCGTTCAG GGATGTGATGGCTCAATTCTCATTGATGGGCCGACTGCAGAGAAAAGGAGCGGCCCGCATGCCGGTGTAAGAGGGTATGAATTAATTGAGGGTGTGAAATCTCAGCTGGAGCAGATGTGCCCTGGTGTTGTCTCCTGCTCAGACATAGTGGCAATGGCAGCAAGGGACGCAATTGCATTG AGTGGAGGACCACGTTACGACGTTGAGACAGGAAGAAGAGATGGCCGCGTTTCTGCGATTTCTGATGCAAGCATCATGCCGGACGTCGATGATTCGATTGATGTACTTAAATCAAAGTTCGCATCGAAGGGACTCTCTGCAGCAGACTTGGTTCTTCTGAGTGGAG GAGGACATACCATAGGCACGACTGCATGTTTCTTCATGACTAAGCGCCTCTACTCATTCACGCCGGACGGGGGCCCCGACCCGTCGATCGAACCGTCTTTCCTGCCGGAACTCCAAGCGACGTGCCCGCAAAACGGCGACGTCAACGTCCGGCTGGCCATAGACCGCGGAAGCCAGACCGCATTCGACGAGAGCATTCTTAACAACATAAGGTCGGGATTCGCGGTTCTCGCATCGGATGCACAACTATATCAAGATCAGACCACACAAAGCGTTGTCGATTCATATGTAGATTCGTTCGGCAGCGGCTTCGGACCGTCGTTCAATCAAGACTTCGCCGACGCAATGGTCAGGCTCGGCCGGCTCGGCGTGAAAACCGGGGGTGAGGGCGAAATCAGGAGAGTCTGTGCCCAGTTCAATTGA